The Xiphophorus maculatus strain JP 163 A chromosome 21, X_maculatus-5.0-male, whole genome shotgun sequence genome window below encodes:
- the bdh1 gene encoding D-beta-hydroxybutyrate dehydrogenase, mitochondrial, giving the protein MAPQSAFRVALLVSFSVLLTVVLGFGLPALLNAIMRLLGLPETSVTECIVVIYATFVLYVATPRFPRGSVEVQGKAVLITGCDTGFGLSLAKHLHTLGYTVFAGCLLKDKDGEGAKELEEFHSERMKVVQLDVCSDDQVKKAVEHIKGNLEDSQRGLWAVVNNAGVSTFGEVEFTSMDTYRQLSEVNLWGTIRVTKAVLPLIRKAKGRVVNIASMYGRMGNRLRSPYCVSKYGVEAFSDCLRYEMKTWGVKVSVIEPGNYIVATGILTRDIVATTANKLWNEAPAEVKDDYGKSHFEQYMALMRSYCNSGEKDMTPVLDDIADAIGSKRPYTRYSPMEPHWWIRMQVMTHLPGALSDLLYF; this is encoded by the exons ATGGCTCCTCAGTCCGCTTTCCGAGTGGCGCTCCTGGTGTCCTTCTCGGTTCTCCTCACCGTGGTGCTGGGCTTCGGGCTCCCCGCTCTCCTCAACGCCATCATGAGGTTGCTGGGACTGCCAGAAACGAGCGTGACCGAGTGCATCGTCGTGATCTACGCGACTTTTGTACTGTATGTCGCGACCCCTCGATTCCCAAGGGGATCGGTTGAG GTCCAAGGAAAAGCCGTGCTTATTACAGGTTGTGATACTGGGTTCGGTCTTTCACTTGCGAAACATCTGCACACGCTCGGTTACACAGTCTTTGCTGGGTGTCTACTAAAG GACAAAGATGGAGAGGGTGCCAAGGAGCTTGAGGAATTTCATTCAGAACGCATGAAGGTGGTGCAGCTTGACGTCTGCAGTGATGACCAGGTGAAAAAGGCAGTTGAACACATCAAAGGCAATCTGGAAGACTCACAACGAG GTCTGTGGGCTGTGGTGAACAACGCTGGGGTGTCGACCTTCGGAGAGGTGGAGTTCACCTCCATGGACACCTACAGGCAGCTGTCGGAGGTCAATCTATGGGGCACCATCAGGGTCACCAAAGCTGTACTGCCATTAATCCGCAAGGCGAAAG GCCGTGTTGTGAACATCGCCAGCATGTACGGCAGGATGGGCAACCGGCTGCGATCTCCTTACTGCGTGTCGAAGTACGGCGTGGAGGCCTTCTCCGACTGTCTGCGCTACGAGATGAAGACCTGGGGAGTGAAAGTGTCCGTCATCGAGCCGGGGAACTACATCGTGGCCACCGGCATCCTCACCCGAGACATTGTGGCCACCACAGCCAACAAGCTGTGGAACGAGGCCCCTGCCGAGGTGAAGGACGACTACGGGAAAAGCCACTTTGAGCAGTACATGGCACTGATGCGCTCTTACTGCAACAGCGGCGAGAAGGACATGACTCCGGTTCTGGATGATATCGCAGACGCCATTGGGTCAAAGCGTCCGTACACGCGGTACAGCCCCATGGAGCCGCACTGGTGGATCAGGATGCAGGTGATGACCCACCTGCCTGGCGCGTTATCCGACTTGCTCTACTTCTAA
- the nck1 gene encoding cytoplasmic protein NCK1 isoform X2 yields the protein MDMANLFKHFFRIGKVKSRKGGMRDTASNADTDLSTDNGERLYDLNVPAFVKFSYSAEREDELSLVKGTRVVVMEKCSDGWWRGSYNGRSGWFPSNYVTEDMDGTAGGGGMGGLGDPAAGSLTEKLVDVVRSSTNGNRVLHTVQALYPFSTGNDEELNFERGEVMEVIEKPENDPEWWKCRKADGQLGLVPKNYVTVLDSSSHKSTAGPAGPPTPDCDYISPSGSGRFAGKEWYYGKVTRHQAEVALNQRGTEGDFLIRDSESSPNDFSISLKAQSKNKHFKVQLKESLYCIGQRKFNSMEELVEHYKKAPIFTSEQGDKLYLIKALAAS from the exons GAATTGGGAAGGTAAAAAGCAGGAAGGGAGGGATGAGAGACACCGCTTCCAACGCCGACACGGATCTGAGCACAGATAACGGCGAAAGGCTGTACGACCTCAACGTGCCCGCTTTCGTCAAGTTCAGTTACTCTGCGGAGCGCGAGGACGAGCTCTCTTTGGTGAAGGGCACGCGGGTGGTGGTGATGGAGAAGTGCAGCGACGGCTGGTGGCGCGGCAGCTACAACGGACGGTCTGGCTGGTTCCCGTCCAACTACGTGACGGAGGACATGGATGGGACGGCGGGGGGAGGAGGCATGGGCGGCCTGGGAGATCCGGCTGCCGGATCACTGACTGAGAAGCTGGTGGACGTGGTAAGAAGCAGCACGAACGGAAACAGAGTGTTGCACACGGTTCAGGCGCTCTACCCCTTCAGCACTGGCAACGACGAGGAACTGAACTTTGAGCGGGGCGAGGTGATGGAGGTCATAGAGAAACCAGAGAACGACCCAGAGTGGTGGAAGTGCCGCAAAGCAGACGGACAGTTAGGCCTGGTGCCTAAGAACTATGTTACTGTTCTTGACTCCAGCTCCCATAAATCCACAGCAGGGCCAGCCGGGCCTCCAACGCCTGACTGTGACTACATCTCGCCCTCAGGCAGTGGACGCTTTGCCGGGAAGGAGTGGTACTACGGAAAAGTGACGCGCCACCAGGCAGAGGTGGCGCTAAATCAAAGAGGCACGGAGGGAGACTTCCTCATCCGAGATAGCGAGTCATCG CCAAATGACTTCTCCATCTCCCTAAAAGCGCAGAGCAAGAacaagcatttcaaagtgcagCTGAAGGAGAGCCTTTACTGCATCGGACAGCGCAAATTCAACTCTATGGAAGAGCTTGTCGAACACTACAAAAAGGCTCCCATCTTCACCAGTGAGCAGGGAGACAAACTGTACCTGATCAAAGCCCTGGCCGCATCCTGA